The segment TCAACCTCAGGCCGTGCCAAGAGCCGGGAGAAGCAGCTGAATCGTCTGGAGCGCATTGATCGTCCGGAGGAAGCGGCCAAGCCGGTGTTCCAGTTTAAAGAATCCCGGGCAAGCGGCAAGACCGTCTTTGAAGGCATTGATTTTGAGATCGGCTACGATCGTCCGCTGCTTCCAAAGATGTCGATTACGATTGAGCGCGGCGAGAAAATTGCAATTGTTGGCTGCAACGGCGTCGGTAAGTCAACTCTGCTTAAGACGATTTTGGGTAAGATCAAGCCCTTCAGCGGCAAGACCTATCAAGGTGATTTTCTTGAGCCGGCTTATTTCGAGCAGGAGGTTCGGGCCGGAAATCTGACGCCAATAGATGAGGTCTGGAACGAGTTTTCACATCTGAATCAGCATGAGGTTCGTGCCCATCTAGCCCGTTGCGGTTTAAAGAATGAGCACATTACACGTCCGATGAAGGCGCTCAGCGGCGGTGAACAAGCGAAGGTAAGATTGTGTAAGCTGCTGATGCGGGAGAGCAACTGGATTTTGTTTGACGAGCCGACCAATCATTTGGATGTCGCGGCCAAAGAAGAGCTGAGAAGAGCGCTCAAGGAATATAAAGGCACCGTACTGCTCGTCTCGCACGAGCCGGAGTTCTATGAGGATTGGGTCACCAAGACCTGGAATGTTGAGGATTGGTCTCATCGTTCTTAGAATAATCAAGCTGTAGATATGCTGAGCCACTCTTCGGAGTGGTTTTTTCTTTATAACCAATCAGTTCAGAGTGGATGATATCGTGTGGTTAAAGCATAAGCCCCCTTGCTCCTTGGCAAGCTATGAATTGAGAGTTCAAGATGAAATGAGAAGGCGGTGCGCACTGTGACGGGAGAGGTGCTATGGATTGTGTCTCACGCGGAGCGCAGGCTATGCATTGAAGAATGGCTTCAAGAAGCTGGATATGAAGTCCTTGTTGCACAGCAGCTGTCCACAGCGTTCATCCAGGCTGCACAAGCATCTGTTGATTTAATCATTCTCGACAGCTTGCAGGAGCAGGCGAATCTGATCGCGTTGATCCACGAGCTTCATGCCTTGAGGGAAGGAGTCCCGATCGTGATTTATGGAACTGGCAGTACAGTTGAGGCTGCGGATGTGTTAGAAGCTGGAGCTAATGACTATATCTTTGAATATGCAGATCAAAGAGAGTTTATCGCGCGAGTACGGAACATGATCACGTTGTTTCGAAGCAAAGCCTCATCTGCTGCTGTCAATGATAATGGGCTTATCAAGATTGGCGATTTATGCATTAATGCTCAAACACGCCATGTCAAGCGAGCGGGAAAAACCATTGAATTGACAAGAAAAGAATATGATCTTCTGCTATATTTGGCTGTCCGGAAGGACGAGGTTTGTTTACGAGAGGATATCTTAGGACAGGTATGGAATTTTGATTTTCATACAGGAACAAATGTGGTTGATGTGTACATTCTTCATTTGCGCGAGAAAATGGACAAGGGTCATAAGTGGAAGCTAATACGCACGGTGCGCGGAGCGGGATACCTTCTTCAGAGCCCCGTCACTTCATAGCGCCAATGACCACATGGGTTGGAATATGAAAAGGCCGCCTCCCAGCAGCTTACTGCAAGAGAGACGGCCTATAAGGCGATGAATCCAATTCGATTTATAGCACGCGGCGTGCTTTCACATATGTCTTGCTCCAATGCCCTGAAGTTAGGGAAGAAACCATAACGCCAGGCTTGCCGTACGTGTGAAGGAATTTGCCGCTGCCAATATAAACGCCAACATGCGTTACATTTTTGCCTGTAGAGCGGCTGCCACTGGAGAAAAAGACCAGATCACCTGTCCGCAGATTGGATTTGGATACGTAGGTACCCACCTTGGATTGAGCCGCAGAAGTACGCGGCAGGTAAACGCCGTATTTTTTGAAAATATGCTTCATCAGAGACGAGCAGTCGAACACTCTAGTTGTGCTTGTGGAAGCGCCAAATTGATAAGGAGTACCCATAAATTGTTTGCCGTAATTGACGACCTTCTTGGCCGTGGAATAACTGGAGCTTACAGCCGCTTCAGCTTGTCCGACAGGACCTGCTGCCAGCAGAGTACCAAAGCCCACCGATGCGCTAAGGCTGACAATAATCGCTTTTTTGACCCAAGTATGTTTGTTCATGTTGTAATTACCTCCAAAGGGTTTATTGTTTTGCCGATGAACCGAGTATAACAGATATGAAACTATACATATTTTTCCTTTCCCTGCAAAAAGCTTACTGTTACTGCATTGAAAGCGATTTATTAAAAGTTGATTAAAAGTTACAAATCTTTAAAAATAATGATTGTAAAAGAAATAAAAAGAGCCACAACCCCTTATCATATAAGGGATTGCAGCTCGGAGACTATGAATTTATTAAGTTACAAAAAAGTAATAACTATGCGTCCTTGCTCTGAATAATCAGCAGCAGACCACTCTCAATACTGACATGTCCCACCTTATCTAAGAAACGGTTGCTAATTCCGAGGGATTGTCCGAGCTTAACGGTCGCATTGTGAAGAGGATACTGAAACCCTTCTAAATGAATGCCAGTGACCTCATGAGTAATTGGTAAAATAGATACGTAGGTATAGCCTCGATCCACGAGCGAGCAGGAGGAGCCGGTTAATGTAATGAAATTATGCAGATCCAGGATGGAGCAGTCGATGTGATGCTGGACCCCGCGAACGAGCATCTGAATATTGGCAAGCGTGTGATCCATTCGGGTTCCCGTGCCTCCAATTATCAGAATCTGTTTAGGGCTGCGGTCAATAGCCAGGTTGAAGGCCATCTCGGTATCCGTTAAATCCTTAGAGATGGGATCACAGCTCCATACCTCACCGCTGTTCTTCTGGATCACCATCATTTCCTCTCTCGTCACAGAGTCAAAATCACCAAGAGCGATATGAGGTGTCAAGCCGTGCTCAATTAAATAGAGAGCGCCGCGGTCAGCGCCTATCAGAAAATCATCGTCTTCAATGTGCTCCAGTAAAGCAGGAGACATTTGGCCGCCGGTGACGATTACAATTCGGTCCGAGCTCATGTTATACCCTCCAATGTACGATCAATGTATCGGAAGCTGTCGTATTATACAGTATAAAGAAGTTTTTCATCTTGCACAATTGAATCGGCGGCGGATAAAATGGAAGAGCGATGTGAGGATGATGAGAGAAAGCGGGATGAAGGATTTTGGACATGCACGTTTTTGAGTGGTTCAGCATTATCGGTACGGTTGCTTTTGCGATGTCCGGCGCATTTGTAGCGATGGAAGAGGATTATGACATTTTGGGGATTGTGGTGCTGGGCCTTGTAACTGCCTTTGGCGGCGGTGTGGTCCGAAATGTATTAATCGGGGTTCCAGTTACGACCTTATGGAGCCAAGGTGATCTTATTCTGCTGGCCATCATTTCAGTTTTTGTTGCTTTTGTGCTGCCGATGGCTTGGATCAAGCATTGGAAGCGGACCGAGGCTCTTTTTGATGCTATTGGATTATCAGCTTTTGCGGTACAAGGCGGCATTTATGCCACGCAAATGAATCATCCGCTTAGTGCGGTCGTCGTTGCCGCGGCTTTGACCGGAATTGGCGGCGGAATTATCCGCGACCTGCTTGCAGGACGCAAGCCGCTCGTGCTTCGAGATGAGATTTATGCCGTCTGGGCGATGGCCGCGGGAGCAGCCATCGGCCTGGGACTGACCCAGTCCACATGGCAGCTGCTGCTGTTATTTCTGCTCGTTATTGTGTTTCGTATGCTTTCTGTACATTACAAATGGCGCTTGCCAAGAAGGCTGCTTCAGGCAGAATCGGCACCGACCGGTAAGGATACAGCCGCTTAGCTTTGGAATAAAGCTTGAGAGGGTAATCAGTAATAATGAAAGAAAGGATGAGGACCATGATCACAGTGCTATTCGTATGTCTCGGGAACATTTGCCGCTCGCCCATGGCGGAGGCCGTGTTCCGTCACAAGGTGAATCAAAGAGGACTGAGTGAGCAGATTGAAGTAGATTCAGCTGGAACAGGAGATTGGCATATCGGCAAAATACCTCATGAGGGCACGCGCAAGCTGCTGGACAGCTGGAGAATCAGCTATGAGGGCATGAGTGCAAGGCAGGTGCAGCATGAGGACTTGTCCGACTTTGATTATGTTATTGCAATGGATAACACAAACGCCGAGAATCTTAGCGCTCTGCCTGGAGGTTCGGAGGCGGACATTCTCAAATTTATGGACCTGCTTCCGGAAGAGAAGCTGAGAGAAGTGCCAGACCCGTACTTTACAGGAAACTTTGAAGAGGTTTATCGCCTGATCGATTCAGGCTGTGATGTATTGCTGGACAGAATTGTGAATGAAAAGTTATAATCATGTTCGTGTAAAGGGATGCGGCAGCATTCCTCATTAGTTCTTATTGAAAGCGGAATCATGAATAAGTTGAGAGCATCAGCTACTAAAAAAAGATGAACAAGGCACATTGAGAAAGAATGCGCACGCTGTTCATCTTTTTTGCAAGGATTTGTATAGTGGAGCCTTTATTGAAGGAAGTATTTCAAAGCCGCCGGCAGCTCCTGCTGCCAAAAGCCCCAAATATGACGGCCGTCCTTCTCTTCATAATGGACTGTAGCACCCCGTTCCTCTAATAAATCCCGCGTGTTCCGATTGAGCTCAACAAAATTGTATACGCCCGTATCCGTGGTGTAGCTGTCCTCCTGCAGTCCGACAATCATAAAGATATTTAGCCAGGATAGATCGGTTTCGAGTGCCGTATGATGCTGCGTCTGCTCGTAATAGGCGCCGGACAAGCTGATAATTTGTTGAAAGAGCTCGGGATAGGAAAGCGCGAGATGCAGTGACACGCTGCCTCCAAGTGAGTCTCCGGCAAGCACACGCTGAGAGGGCTCGGGCCGCACAGGATATTTCCCTTCTATATAGGGAACAATTTCTTCGGCGAAGCACGACAAATAATGGTCAAACCGGTTGCCAAATGGCGCATACTCCTCGGTCCGGACTTTGGTATTCACTTCCACGCCGATAATGATGAATGGCTCAATTCCTTCTTCAAGTATAAGCTGGTTAGCCCAGGTTGCGATTCGCCCGAAATTGAAAAATTCCTCGCCATCCTGGCAGTAGACAGCACGGTAGCTGAGCTTGGGATCATAGCCTGGAGGCAGATAAATCCGCAGGGCTCTGGATTCCTTTAAATGAGCGCTCTGAATCTCTTCCTTGACAATGGTACGCTTCAATAAAGAACGGTCTGTCATATTTCGTCACCTTTCGAGGGTAAGTTTTTGAAAAGATGTCCACAATAAGTTAAGATTAACCTGCAGCCAGGAAAAAAGAAATGGAAACCCCGTTAACTGTTAAACTGTTATACTAATTATCTTAACCTGTTACATATACAAAGTGAATTAAATTCACTTTTGTTCAGTAATTCTTTGACGAACATAGTGAAACAGGTGTATAATAATTCTATAACAGCGGAACTTGATATTCAAATATTTATTGAGGTGAAAAAAATGACCAAGGTTCCTTACGAAGTATATTCCGAGGAAGTTGAAGCGCTATCCGTACTTTCTCCGGAAGGCGAGATTGTAAACCAGGATCTGATGCCTGAGCTTACCGATGAGCAGTTGAAGGAAATTATGTACCGCATGGTATTTACCCGCACCTGGGATGACCGCGCCGTTAACCTCGGCCGCCAAGGACGTCTCGGGTTTTACGCGCCTGTATCCGGTCAAGAAGCTACGATGGTCGGCAGTGTGTACGCTCTGGATAAAGAAGATTTTGTATGTCCGGGCTACCGTGATATGCCGCAGATCGTCTGGCATGGACTTCCGCTTTACCAAGCATTTCTGTACTCCCGTGGACATCAGCATGGCGGCCAGATTCCAGATGGCGTAAACGTTCTGATGCCGCAGATCATTATCGGCGCACAGATTCTGCATGCTATGGGGATTGCCATGGGCTATAAGCTGAAGAAGCAGAAGCAGGTTGTTATTACTTATACCGGTGATGGCGGCTCCTCTGAAGGCGACTTCTACGAGGGCTTGAACTTTGCAGGCGTATATAAGCTTCCAACCATTTTCTTCGTTCAAAACAACGGCTATGCTATCACAACTCCGTTCTCTAAACAGACGGCTGCATTGTCCATCGCGCACAAGGCTGTAGCTGCCGGCATCAAGGGTGTTAAGGTAGACGGTATGGACGTGCTGGCTGTCATTAAAGCTGTTCGTGACGCTGCTGAGCGCGGCCGCAACGGTGAAGGTGCGACGCTGATCGAGGCTGTCACTTACCGTTTCCGTCCTCACTCCATGTCTGACGATGCTTCGAAGTATCGGAGCAAAGAAGAAGAAGCAGAGTGGAACGCGAAGGATCCGATCGTTCGTATGGCTAAATTCCTGGAGAAGAAGGGACTTTGGTCAGAAGAAGATACGGCTCGTGTGAAGGAAGAAGCGAAGGCAACGGTGAATGAACAGATCAAGAAGGCGGAGAAGACCGAGAAAATGACGGTTTCGGGCCTGATCGACAGCATGTTCGAGCAAACACCGAAGCACCTGGAAGAGCAAAAGGCTGATTTCCAATAAGATTATGCAGCTCTTGGCTGCGCTATAAATACGGTACTGTCAACCTGATGTGACTTGTAATGTCTAAGGAGGAAATGAAGCAATGGCACAAATGAACATGAAAGAAGCGATTCGCGACGCTATGCGCGTCGAATTGAACCGTGACCCTAACGTTGTCATCTTCGGTGAGGACGTGGGTAATGTAGGCGGTGTTTTCCGGGTAACGGAAGGCCTGCAGAAGGAGTTCGGTGACGAGCGCGTATTTGATACACCGCTGGCTGAATCCGCAATTGGCGGTATGGCTGTCGGTCTCGGTATTCAGGGCTTCCGCCCGATCGCTGAGATTCAGTTCGTCGGATTTATTTTTGAAGCATTGGATCAGATTCTGGTTCAAGCTGCCCGGATGCGTTACCGTTCCGGCGGCAAATATACGTCCCCAATCGTATTCCGTACTCCTTTTGGCGGCGGTGTTAAAGCAGCTGAGCTTCACACCGATGCGCTGGAGGGTTTGATTACACAATCCCCGGGTATTAAAGTCGTAGTTCCTTCCAATCCTTATGATGCCAAGGGACTGATGATTGCGGCGATCCGTGATAACGACCCGGTCTTTTTCATGGAGCATTTGAATCTGTATCATGCATTCCGTGCTGAAGTGCCGGAGGGTGAATATACCGTTGAGATCGGCAAGGCTAATATTGTGCGTGATGGCTCTGATGTGACTATTATCGCTTATGGCATGATGGTTCATACCGCGACGAAGGCTGCAGATGAGCTGGAGAAGCAGGGCATTAAAGCTGAGATTATCGACCTGCGCACCGTATCTCCGATCGACATTGATACGATCGTAAACTCTGTGAAGAAAACGAACCGTGCGATTGTTGTGCAGGAAGCTCAAAAGTCTGCCGGCGTAGCTGCTGAGGTTATCGCTCAGATCAATGAAAGAGCTATTCTGCATCTGGAAGCTCCTGTCCTTCGGGTAGCTGCTCCGGATACGGTATATCCTTTTGCCCAGGTTGAGGATGCCTGGCTGCCGACGCCTGCCCGTATTGCAGCGGCGGTCAAGAAAGTTATGGAATTTTAATCGCAGAATTATCTAGGGAGGTTATACAGTTGGCAAAATTCGAATATCGTTTCCCCGAGCTGGGCGAAGGTCTGCATGAAGGTGAAATCATCAAAATGCACATCAAGCCGGGTGACAAAGTAACAGACGACGACATCATCATGGAAGTGCAGAACGACAAGGCCGTCGTTGAAGTTCCTTGTCCCGTAAATGGTACGGTTCAGGAGGTATTTGCCAAGGACGGTCAGGTATGCCGTGTAGGTGAAGTGGTTGCCATCATTGATGCGGAGGGTGAAATTCCTGAACAGGAAGTCCAGGAAAATGAACAATCCGCTCAAGAGGTTGACGCTTCCCAAGGCGGAGTGGATACCGATTCCTCCCCAGCAGCGGATGCGCCTGCCGATTCGAAGCAAGGTGGAGCGGAGTCATCTGCACCTGCAGCACCGAACAAAGACGTGCTTGCTACCCCAAGCGTACGTAAATTTGCACGGGAACAGGGCGTAGACCTGTCGCAGGTATCCGGTTCCGGCAACAACGGCAAGATTACCCGCGAGGATGTAGAAGCGTTCAAGAACGGCGGAGGTCAAGCTCCTGCCCAGAAGGCTGAGGCTGCTCCAGTAGAAGAAGCGGCTGAAGCGGCAGTACCTGCAGCGGCGGCTCCTTCCGATGCACGTGCTGAAGAAGAGCGCGTTCCGTTCAAAGGGATTCGCAAGGCAATTTCAAACGCAATGGTGAAGTCAGCCTATACTGCACCTCACGTAACCATCATGGATGAAGTGGACGTTACCGAGCTGGTTGCATTCCGCACCCGGATGAAGCCGATTGCTGAGAAGAAGGGTACGAAGGTAACCTACCTGCCATTCATCGTGAAGGCATTGGTAGCGGCATGCCGTCAGTTCCCGGCCCTGAATGCCATGATCGACGAAGAGTCCAATGAAATTGTGTACAAGAAGTACTACAACATCGGAATTGCAACAGATACAGACAGCGGTTTGATCGTTCCTGTAATTAAGGACGCGGATCGTAAGAGCATCTGGATGATCGCGGACAGCATCCGTGATCTGGCAAGCCGTGGTCGTGATGGCAAGCTGAGCCCTAATGAAATGAGAGGCTCGACCATCTCCATCACGAACATTGGATCTGCTGGCGGTATGTTCTTTACTCCGATTATCAATTTCCCTGAGGTTGCTATTCTGGGTACAGGCCGGATTTCCGAGAAGCCGGTTGTGAAGAACGGAGAAATTGTAGCTGCACCTGTCATGGCTCTTTCCCTGAGCTTTGACCACCGTATTATTGATGGAGCAACTGCCCAAAACTTTATGAATTACATTAAACAACTGCTCGCTAACCCTGAGCTGCTTGTGATGGAGGTGTAACACATGGTAGTAGGAGACGCTTCTCTGGATATTGATACATTAGTTATTGGTGCTGGTCCCGGCGGCTATGTGGCGGCAATTCGTGCGGCCCAGCTGGGCCAAAAGGTTCTGATTGTGGACAAGGCTGAGGTTGGCGGCGTGTGCTTGAACAGAGGATGTATTCCTTCAAAAGCACTGATCTCTGCGGCACACAGCTTTGAATCCGCGAAGCATGCAGATGCTTTCGGTGTTCAGGTTGGTGACGTGACGGTTGACTTTGCCAAGACTCAAGAGTTCAAGAGCGGTGTGGTCAAGAAGCTGACCGGCGGAGTTGGCGCGCTGCTTAAGGGCAACAAGGTTGAAATATTCAACGGCGAGTGCATGTTCATTAATGAAAACGAAGCTCGTGTATTCAATGAGCATGAATCTCCACGTTATCGTTTCAAAAACTGTATCATTGCTACCGGCTCCCGTCCGATTGAGCTGAAAGCATTCCCGTTCGGTGGACGCATTATGTCTTCCACGGAAGCTCTGGAGCTGCAAGAGCTGCCGAAGAGCCTCGTTGTAATCGGCGGCGGGTACATCGGCGCTGAGCTGGGTCAAATGTTCTCCAAATTCGGCACGAAGGTTACGATCCTGGAAGGTCTGGACTCGATCCTGAACGGATTTGATCCTGATATGACGAAGCTGGTTGCTAAGAACATGCAAAAAACCGGCGTTGAAATTATTACGAATGCTAAAGCTGAAAGTGCAGAGCAGACGGATAAAGACGTCACTGTGAAGTACACTGTCAACGGTGAGAACAAAGAAATCACTGCAGATTATCTGCTTGTAACCGTTGGACGCCGTCCGAACACCGACGGTGAGCTCGGTCTGGATCTGATCGATATTGAAATGACAGACCGCGGTCTGATCAAGGTGGATCACCAGGGACGTACCAACCATCCGCATATCTTTGCGATTGGTGATATCGTGCCAGGTCCTGCATTGGCGCACAAAGCTTCTTATGAAGGTAAAGTAGCTGCTGAAGCGATTTCCGGTCTTCCATCCGTAGTAGACTACAAATGTGTACCAGCGGTTGCGTTTACAGATCCGGAATGCTCCAGCGTAGGCTTGACAGAAGCACAGGCTAAAGAGCAAGGCTACAAGCCGAAGTCCGGGAAGTTCCCGTTTGCGGGTAACGGCCGTGCCCTGTCTCTGAACAGCCCTGAAGGCTTCGTGAAGATTGTTGCTGATGAAGATACCGGTTTGGTGCTGGGCGCTCATATTGCCGGGATCGAAGCTTCCAATCTGATTGCTGAGCTTGGTCTTGCTATCGAAATGGGAGCTACCCTGGAAGATATCGCCCTGACCATTCATGCACATCCTACGCTTGGCGAAATCGTTGCGGAAGGCGCTGAGCTGGTGCTCGGTCATCCAATTCACGCCATGGCACCGCGCAAATAAAGAATTCATATCACTTTCATGATAAAATGGCCGGCGGACTCCATTAGGACTCTGCCGGTTTTTTTTCTTTTCACCTGGTTAGCTTGTGGTCAAAGTTCCACTTGATTTCACTTGATAGGAATACATGGATCACATAAACTAAATGAGAGAAGCTAAATTAAAAGAGATATAAGGTGGGAATCCGGTTGAAAAGTTACCTGGAATTATTACAGGATATTCTAGATCATGGAGTGGAAAAAGAGGACCGCACCGGTACGGGAACCTTGTCCGTATTTGGTCGCCAGCTTCGCTTTAATCTCGCTGAAGGCTTTCCACTGGTAACAACAAAGCGTATCCATCTAAAATCTGTCGTCCATGAGCTGCTATGGTTCCTGAGCGGAGACACGAATATCCGTTATCTGAAGGAAAATAAGGTGCGGATCTGGGACGAATGGGCAGACGAGCAAGGTGAGCTTGGGCCTGTATACGGCTCACAGTGGCGTCATTGGGAAGCGCCGGACGGTCGACAGATTGATCAGATTGCGAATGTGATTGAATCCATCCGACAGAACCCAGACTCTCGCCGGCATATTGTGAGTGCATGGAATGTCGCGGAGATTGAGCAAATGAAGCTGCCGCCATGCCATTTCGTCTTTCAATTCTATGTAGCCGGCGGGAAGCTATCCTGCATGCTGACGATGAGATCCGTGGATACGTTTCTGGGACTGCCCTTTAACATTGCGAGCTATGCATTATTGACGCACATGGTCGCTCAGCAATGCGATTTAGAGCCTGGAGAATTCATCTGGTCCGGCGGTGATGTTCATATCTACTCCAACCACTTGGAACAGGTAAAAACCCAGCTGGAAAGAGAGCCATATGCTCCGCCGCAGCTCGTGATCAAGCGCAAGCCAGACAGTATTTTTCAGTACGAATTTGAGGATTTTGAATTCCAGAATTACGAGCATCATCCGACAATCAAGGCAACGGTCGCCATTTAACGATATCTCTACTGTAGCAGGTCTGAGCGTAATTTAAGGCAAAGGAGCGTCTTTAAAGGATGAGCATCTCAATGATTTGGGCTATGGGCCGAAACGGAGTGATCGGCAAGGATAATGACATCCCTTGGCGTTTGCCGCGGGATCTGGCCTACTTTAAGAAAATGACACTGCAAAAAACGATTCTCATGGGCAGAAAAACGTGGGAGTCGTTCGGTGGCCAGCCGCTGCCTCAGCGTCGCCATTTAGTAGTGACCGGAGATCATAATTATTCGGTTCCTTTTGAAGAGGTGCACATCCTTCATGATTTGGAGGAGGCGATGCCTTACTCTCAGGATCAGGAGCTAATGGTTATTGGCGGATCTCAAATCTACAAGCAGATGCTGCCAAAAGCGGACCGATTGTATGTAACATTTATTGAAGAAGATTTTGAGGGAGACACGTATTTCCCCGAGGTTGATTGGAGTCAGTGGACGCTTGTGAGCAATGAGGCCGGAATTATGGATGAGAACAATCCGTACAGCTATCGATTTGCAATTTATGAGCGGGCTGAGAGCTAGAAACGATTTCCTGTGGTGACTCTTCGTGCTGAGATGGTTGTAGGAAAACACAAATGATTATGCATATAATCCATTTAACAGCAGAAAGAACTAATGCTACGATATTTTTACACTGTGAACCGGTAAAGATGCTGACAAGCCAGCGGACAAGCGGTGATAAAAGTTTTTCTTAACAGGCATAGAAAAAATAAATCGCGATTTTCACGGTTTATTCCTTCTTTCACAGATAGATAGCTCACATTTTATGATATGATTAAAAATACAATCACACGAATGACTCAGCATGACTAGAACGGATGGGGGAAAGCAGGATGTCAACACCAACTGGATTTATGGAATATAACCGTCAGCTGCCGGCAGATCGGGAACCGGCGGAGCGGATTAAAGACTGGGAAGAGTTTCACAAACATATGGAAGAAGAAGAGCTTCAAACCCAGGGAGCTCGCTGTATGGATTGCGGAACGCCATATTGTCATACGGGCATCGACATGGTTGGAGGTACGGCAGGCTGTCCTGTGCACAACCTGATTCCGGAGTGGAATAATCTTGTCTATCGCGGCTTGTGGAGAGATGCGCTGGAGCGTCTTCATAAGACGAACAATTTTCCGGAGTTTACGGGACGAATCTGTCCGGCGCCTTGTGAAGGCTCATGTACAGTAGGCTTGATTGGTCAGCCTGTGACAATTAAGACCATTGAACAGGCCATTATTGATAAAGGCTTTGAAGAGGGCTGGGTAGTTCCAGAGCCGCCGGAGAAGCGGACAGGGCGCCGTGTTGCCGTAGTAGGCTCCGGTCCTGCCGGTCTGGCGGCGGCGGCGCAGCTGAATAAGGCTGGACATACCGTTACAGTTTACGAGCGTTCTGACCGTGTTGGAGGACTGCTTATGTACGGTATTCCATCTATGAAGCTGGATAAAGCAGTTGTTCAGCGCCGTGTGGATCTTCTCGCTGCAGAGGGTGTAGAGTTCATTGTGAACACGGAGATTGGGAAGGACATTCCTGCCCAGCAGCTGGTGGATGATTACGATGCGGTTGTCCTGTGCGGCGGAGCCACAAAGCCCCGTCAGTTCAACATTGAAGGCAGTGACTTGAAGGGCGTTCACTATGCGATGGATTACCTCAACGGTACAATCAAGAGCTATCTCGATTCCAACCTGGAGGATGGCAATTATATCTCCGCTAAGGATCA is part of the Paenibacillus algicola genome and harbors:
- a CDS encoding low molecular weight protein-tyrosine-phosphatase, whose amino-acid sequence is MITVLFVCLGNICRSPMAEAVFRHKVNQRGLSEQIEVDSAGTGDWHIGKIPHEGTRKLLDSWRISYEGMSARQVQHEDLSDFDYVIAMDNTNAENLSALPGGSEADILKFMDLLPEEKLREVPDPYFTGNFEEVYRLIDSGCDVLLDRIVNEKL
- a CDS encoding response regulator transcription factor, which codes for MTGEVLWIVSHAERRLCIEEWLQEAGYEVLVAQQLSTAFIQAAQASVDLIILDSLQEQANLIALIHELHALREGVPIVIYGTGSTVEAADVLEAGANDYIFEYADQREFIARVRNMITLFRSKASSAAVNDNGLIKIGDLCINAQTRHVKRAGKTIELTRKEYDLLLYLAVRKDEVCLREDILGQVWNFDFHTGTNVVDVYILHLREKMDKGHKWKLIRTVRGAGYLLQSPVTS
- a CDS encoding alpha/beta hydrolase codes for the protein MTDRSLLKRTIVKEEIQSAHLKESRALRIYLPPGYDPKLSYRAVYCQDGEEFFNFGRIATWANQLILEEGIEPFIIIGVEVNTKVRTEEYAPFGNRFDHYLSCFAEEIVPYIEGKYPVRPEPSQRVLAGDSLGGSVSLHLALSYPELFQQIISLSGAYYEQTQHHTALETDLSWLNIFMIVGLQEDSYTTDTGVYNFVELNRNTRDLLEERGATVHYEEKDGRHIWGFWQQELPAALKYFLQ
- a CDS encoding dihydrolipoamide acetyltransferase family protein, which encodes MAKFEYRFPELGEGLHEGEIIKMHIKPGDKVTDDDIIMEVQNDKAVVEVPCPVNGTVQEVFAKDGQVCRVGEVVAIIDAEGEIPEQEVQENEQSAQEVDASQGGVDTDSSPAADAPADSKQGGAESSAPAAPNKDVLATPSVRKFAREQGVDLSQVSGSGNNGKITREDVEAFKNGGGQAPAQKAEAAPVEEAAEAAVPAAAAPSDARAEEERVPFKGIRKAISNAMVKSAYTAPHVTIMDEVDVTELVAFRTRMKPIAEKKGTKVTYLPFIVKALVAACRQFPALNAMIDEESNEIVYKKYYNIGIATDTDSGLIVPVIKDADRKSIWMIADSIRDLASRGRDGKLSPNEMRGSTISITNIGSAGGMFFTPIINFPEVAILGTGRISEKPVVKNGEIVAAPVMALSLSFDHRIIDGATAQNFMNYIKQLLANPELLVMEV
- a CDS encoding trimeric intracellular cation channel family protein → MHVFEWFSIIGTVAFAMSGAFVAMEEDYDILGIVVLGLVTAFGGGVVRNVLIGVPVTTLWSQGDLILLAIISVFVAFVLPMAWIKHWKRTEALFDAIGLSAFAVQGGIYATQMNHPLSAVVVAAALTGIGGGIIRDLLAGRKPLVLRDEIYAVWAMAAGAAIGLGLTQSTWQLLLLFLLVIVFRMLSVHYKWRLPRRLLQAESAPTGKDTAA
- a CDS encoding thiamine diphosphokinase, which gives rise to MSSDRIVIVTGGQMSPALLEHIEDDDFLIGADRGALYLIEHGLTPHIALGDFDSVTREEMMVIQKNSGEVWSCDPISKDLTDTEMAFNLAIDRSPKQILIIGGTGTRMDHTLANIQMLVRGVQHHIDCSILDLHNFITLTGSSCSLVDRGYTYVSILPITHEVTGIHLEGFQYPLHNATVKLGQSLGISNRFLDKVGHVSIESGLLLIIQSKDA
- a CDS encoding alpha-ketoacid dehydrogenase subunit beta, coding for MAQMNMKEAIRDAMRVELNRDPNVVIFGEDVGNVGGVFRVTEGLQKEFGDERVFDTPLAESAIGGMAVGLGIQGFRPIAEIQFVGFIFEALDQILVQAARMRYRSGGKYTSPIVFRTPFGGGVKAAELHTDALEGLITQSPGIKVVVPSNPYDAKGLMIAAIRDNDPVFFMEHLNLYHAFRAEVPEGEYTVEIGKANIVRDGSDVTIIAYGMMVHTATKAADELEKQGIKAEIIDLRTVSPIDIDTIVNSVKKTNRAIVVQEAQKSAGVAAEVIAQINERAILHLEAPVLRVAAPDTVYPFAQVEDAWLPTPARIAAAVKKVMEF
- a CDS encoding C40 family peptidase; translated protein: MNKHTWVKKAIIVSLSASVGFGTLLAAGPVGQAEAAVSSSYSTAKKVVNYGKQFMGTPYQFGASTSTTRVFDCSSLMKHIFKKYGVYLPRTSAAQSKVGTYVSKSNLRTGDLVFFSSGSRSTGKNVTHVGVYIGSGKFLHTYGKPGVMVSSLTSGHWSKTYVKARRVL
- the pdhA gene encoding pyruvate dehydrogenase (acetyl-transferring) E1 component subunit alpha — encoded protein: MTKVPYEVYSEEVEALSVLSPEGEIVNQDLMPELTDEQLKEIMYRMVFTRTWDDRAVNLGRQGRLGFYAPVSGQEATMVGSVYALDKEDFVCPGYRDMPQIVWHGLPLYQAFLYSRGHQHGGQIPDGVNVLMPQIIIGAQILHAMGIAMGYKLKKQKQVVITYTGDGGSSEGDFYEGLNFAGVYKLPTIFFVQNNGYAITTPFSKQTAALSIAHKAVAAGIKGVKVDGMDVLAVIKAVRDAAERGRNGEGATLIEAVTYRFRPHSMSDDASKYRSKEEEAEWNAKDPIVRMAKFLEKKGLWSEEDTARVKEEAKATVNEQIKKAEKTEKMTVSGLIDSMFEQTPKHLEEQKADFQ